DNA from Flavobacterium aestivum:
GATCACCTGTAATATGTGATGGATCTATAATCAAAGGCAAATCTGGGAATTTATTTTGCAATTCGATAGCAACCTGCCATTCAGGAATGTTTCTATATTTTGTTTTTTCATAAGTAGAAAAACCTCTGTGAATCACTCCTAATTTTTCTATACCTGCATTATATAAACGCTCTACTCCTCCTAACCATAAAGATAAATCTGGGTTTACTGGATTTTTGACCAAAACTATTTTTTTAGTTCCAGCTAAGGCATCTGCAATTTCTTGCATTGCAAAAGGATTAACTGTTGTTCTGGCTCCTATCCATAATACATCGATATCATTCTCTAAAGCTAGTTTTACGTGAGCGGCATTTGCTACTTCAGTTCCCATAAGTAATCCAGTTTCCTCTTTGGCTTTTTTCAACCATTTCAAGCCTATTTCGCCAACACCTTCAAATCCTCCCGGACGAGTTCTTGGTTTCCAGATTCCCGCTCTAAAAACACTTACGTCAGAATCTTTCAATTCATGAGCAATTTTCAAAACTTGTTCTTCTGTTTCTGCGCTACAAGGTCCTGCAATTACAAATGGATGAGTCAAATTGAATTCATTCAACCAATTTCTCATTTCTTTCTTATTTTCCATCTTTTCTAGTTTTTTTTAGTTTTTATTTATCTTAAAATATTATTTTATTTTTAGTGCATTTATTTGTTCTGATAGCTTTTGAAAATCAAGCAGATTTTAACTAATCAGTGTCTACTTTTTGCTATTCATTCCGTTTAATATCTCTTTTATTTTATTGACACTTTGCATTTCGCTGTAAATGGCATCGTAATCATCATTTTCCAAGAGTTCTTTAAACTTAGACAAATTGGCAATATATTCTTCCAATGTTCTAACTACCTGTTTTTTGTTTTGTTTAAAAATAGGGGTCCACATTGCTGGTGAACTTTTAGCCAAACGAACGGTACTTTCAAAACCGGAACCGGCCATATCAAAAATATCCTGCTCATCTTTTTCTTTATTGATTACTGTTTTACCAAGCATAAAAGAACTAATGTGTGACAAATGCGATACATATGCAATATGCTTATCATGAGATTTTGGATCCATATAGCGAATTCTCATTCCAATTGCTTTAAAAAGCCACAATGCTTTTTCTTGCAATTTGAAAGTAGTTTTTTCTACTTCGCAAATGATATTTGTTTTTCCTTGAAACAATCCTTTTATCGCTGCCGATGGCCCTGAAAACTCCGTTCCCGCAATAGGATGTGTCGCGATGAAATTTCTTCTTTTAGGATGATTTGCAACTACCTCACAAATGGGCACTTTAGTTGATCCTACATCAAAAACGATAGCTGTATTTGGAATTAGATCTAGCACTTTTGGTAAAAGGACAATAGTTGTATCAACAGGAACTGAAACTATCACAAAATCAGCATTGGCTACATCTTCAAAAACAGCAGCTTCATCGACAACTCCTAATGTTACTGCCTCTTGCAAATGATTTTCGTTATTGTCAATTCCAAAAATTCTTGCTTCAGGATATAGTGCTTTAGCATCTAATGCTATTGAGCCTCCTATTAATCCAATTCCTATTACGTATATATTCATTTTATTCAATTTCAATGTCAATTGCAAAAATCAATTACAATCTCAATTCTTAATACTAAAATCTATCTATT
Protein-coding regions in this window:
- a CDS encoding prephenate dehydrogenase, producing the protein MNIYVIGIGLIGGSIALDAKALYPEARIFGIDNNENHLQEAVTLGVVDEAAVFEDVANADFVIVSVPVDTTIVLLPKVLDLIPNTAIVFDVGSTKVPICEVVANHPKRRNFIATHPIAGTEFSGPSAAIKGLFQGKTNIICEVEKTTFKLQEKALWLFKAIGMRIRYMDPKSHDKHIAYVSHLSHISSFMLGKTVINKEKDEQDIFDMAGSGFESTVRLAKSSPAMWTPIFKQNKKQVVRTLEEYIANLSKFKELLENDDYDAIYSEMQSVNKIKEILNGMNSKK
- a CDS encoding bifunctional 3-deoxy-7-phosphoheptulonate synthase/chorismate mutase type II yields the protein MENKKEMRNWLNEFNLTHPFVIAGPCSAETEEQVLKIAHELKDSDVSVFRAGIWKPRTRPGGFEGVGEIGLKWLKKAKEETGLLMGTEVANAAHVKLALENDIDVLWIGARTTVNPFAMQEIADALAGTKKIVLVKNPVNPDLSLWLGGVERLYNAGIEKLGVIHRGFSTYEKTKYRNIPEWQVAIELQNKFPDLPLIIDPSHITGDRNMILEVTQEALDLNYDGMIIETHHDPDNAWSDAAQQVTPDALKQIFIDLKVRKQNDVSDEFTSKMSKLRANIDVLDATLLELLGKRMKVAEEIGQVKKEANVAVLQNNRWNEILGKMILDGEKKGLSEEFVLKMFKAIHQESISHQEKILNS